From the Solanum pennellii chromosome 4, SPENNV200 genome, one window contains:
- the LOC107017244 gene encoding uncharacterized protein LOC107017244: MEMEMGLKLTRVANESSSTEFQFAKDRAGPLFQSRETDTMFILTVHLKGYIQENIKVDINEEGTIIAIRGEKSVQETVMVGWKLIKKDVEVRKFSKAFKIPDGVILDEIKARFDDEISILTIKMPKKVKGILGIEFVEVKEHEELPIVANKISKKVTFKEDMDKPKAEENQEKPREVVEKHVVKDEIMSNEDSKHVVKDEIMPNVDSNIQSNDTIDETREARGDFVGHDKPESSNSRDEHKDDQASVTSRKREDDNVPKKSSKICVPIVAGSALILSLFVFVIHLIRTKNQSVKRKG, encoded by the exons ATGGAAATGGAAATGGGACTCAAACTAACAAGAGTTGCAAATGAATCCTCTTCTACTGAATTTCAATTTGCAAAAGACAGAGCTGGCCCTCTTTTCCAGTCTAGAGAAACAGACACAATGTTCATCCTTACTGTCCATTTGAAAG GTTATATACAAGAAAACATTAAGGTTGATATTAATGAAGAAGGGACTATTATCGCGATAAGGGGTGAAAAATCGGTTCAAGAAACTGTGATGGTAGGGTGGAAATTGATCAAAAAAGATGTAGAAGTTAGAAAATTTAGTAAGGCTTTCAAGATTCCAGATGGGGTTATCTTGGATGAAATTAAGGCAagatttgatgatgaaatatcCATATTGACAATTAAAATGCCTAAGAAAGTAAAAGGGATTCTTGGAATTGAATTTGTTGAAGTGAAGGAACATGAAGAATTGCCGATTGTAGCTAACAAGATTTCTAAAAAAGTCACATTTAAAGAAGATATGGATAAGCCAAAAGCagaggaaaatcaagaaaaaccaCGTGAAGTAGTCGAAAAACATGTTGTTAAGGATGAAATAATGTCAAATGAAGACTCAAAACATGTTGTTAAGGATGAAATAATGCCAAATGTAGACTCAAACATCCAGAGCAACGATACGATTGATGAAACAAGAGAGGCTCGAGGAGATTTTGTAGGTCATGATAAACCTGAATCATCGAATTCGAGGGATGAACATAAAGATGATCAAGCTAGTGTAACATCAAGGAAAAGGGAAGATGACAATGTGCCTAAGAAGAGCTCAAAAATTTGTGTACCTATTGTTGCAGGATCAGCcttaatattatctctttttGTGTTTGTAATTCATCTCATAAGAACTAAGAATCAATCTGTGAAAAGAAAAGGTTAA
- the LOC107015828 gene encoding G-box-binding factor 4 isoform X1 has translation MASTKLMASSASRNSDRRKSSAASSSSSSTMPNDLLNQQYSNNGSNNSSNLEATSMTVDGFLRNVYGEGQGTEATLLNANITLLDAAGAITPISDSDTATVSGIPLVRRTVDDVWREIVEGKREQRRAAVAGCKEEAVDEIMTLEDFLVKAGAVEEEALAGEGPVQGEVKVELGTERLSGGIFAFDSPYMATPQQSVQGYGNGIDVIGGGRGKRKAILEPLDKAALQRQRRMIKNRESAARSRERKQAYQVELESIAVRLEEENEQLLKEKEERTRAHYKQIIEKVIPVVEKRKPPRVLRRVCSMLW, from the exons ATGGCGTCAACTAAGCTGATGGCTTCATCGGCCTCGCGGAATTCCGATCGAAGGAAATCGTCGGCGGCTTCTTCGTCTTCATCCTCTACGATGCCGAATGATTTGCTGAATCAGCAGTATTCGAATAACGGGagtaataatagtagtaatttGGAGGCGACTTCCATGACGGTTGATGGATTTTTACGGAATGTGTATGGGGAAGGTCAGGGGACGGAGGCTACTTTGTTGAATGCGAATATTACGTTACTTGATGCAGCTGGAGCGATAACGCCGATCAGTGATTCCGACACAGCGACGGTTAGTGGGATACCTTTGGTTAGGAGGACGGTGGATGATGTGTGGAGGGAAATTGTGGAGGGGAAGAGGGAGCAGAGAAGGGCCGCAGTTGCGGGATGTAAGGAGGAGGCAGTGGATGAAATCATGACGTTGGAGGATTTTTTGGTGAAAGCTGGAGCAGTTGAGGAGGAGGCACTGGCTGGGGAGGGGCCAGTGCAAGGTGAGGTGAAGGTTGAACTAGGAACTGAGAGGTTGAGTGGTGGAATTTTTGCATTTGATTCCCCATACATGGCCACGCCGCAGCAGAGCGTGCAAGGATATGGAAATGGAATAGATGTGATTGGAGGTGGAAGAGGGAAGAGGAAAGCCATTTTGGAACCTTTAGATAAGGCGGCTCTGCAGAGGCAACGTAGGATGATTAAAAACAGAGAATCAGCTGCCCGGTCTAGAGAACGGAAACAG GCTTATCAAGTGGAACTTGAGTCAATAGCAGTTAGATTAGAGGAGGAGAATGAACAGCTGTTGAAAGAGAAG GAAGAGCGAACCAGAGCACATTATAAACAG ATAATAGAGAAGGTAATTCCAGTTGTGGAGAAGCGAAAACCACCTCGTGTCCTGCGAAGAGTGTGCTCCATGCTGTGGTAA
- the LOC107015828 gene encoding G-box-binding factor 4 isoform X2, whose translation MASTKLMASSASRNSDRRKSSAASSSSSSTMPNDLLNQQYSNNGSNNSSNLEATSMTVDGFLRNVYGEGQGTEATLLNANITLLDAAGAITPISDSDTATVSGIPLVRRTVDDVWREIVEGKREQRRAAVAGCKEEAVDEIMTLEDFLVKAGAVEEEALAGEGPVQGEVKVELGTERLSGGIFAFDSPYMATPQQSVQGYGNGIDVIGGGRGKRKAILEPLDKAALQRQRRMIKNRESAARSRERKQAYQVELESIAVRLEEENEQLLKEKEERTRAHYKQYGPD comes from the exons ATGGCGTCAACTAAGCTGATGGCTTCATCGGCCTCGCGGAATTCCGATCGAAGGAAATCGTCGGCGGCTTCTTCGTCTTCATCCTCTACGATGCCGAATGATTTGCTGAATCAGCAGTATTCGAATAACGGGagtaataatagtagtaatttGGAGGCGACTTCCATGACGGTTGATGGATTTTTACGGAATGTGTATGGGGAAGGTCAGGGGACGGAGGCTACTTTGTTGAATGCGAATATTACGTTACTTGATGCAGCTGGAGCGATAACGCCGATCAGTGATTCCGACACAGCGACGGTTAGTGGGATACCTTTGGTTAGGAGGACGGTGGATGATGTGTGGAGGGAAATTGTGGAGGGGAAGAGGGAGCAGAGAAGGGCCGCAGTTGCGGGATGTAAGGAGGAGGCAGTGGATGAAATCATGACGTTGGAGGATTTTTTGGTGAAAGCTGGAGCAGTTGAGGAGGAGGCACTGGCTGGGGAGGGGCCAGTGCAAGGTGAGGTGAAGGTTGAACTAGGAACTGAGAGGTTGAGTGGTGGAATTTTTGCATTTGATTCCCCATACATGGCCACGCCGCAGCAGAGCGTGCAAGGATATGGAAATGGAATAGATGTGATTGGAGGTGGAAGAGGGAAGAGGAAAGCCATTTTGGAACCTTTAGATAAGGCGGCTCTGCAGAGGCAACGTAGGATGATTAAAAACAGAGAATCAGCTGCCCGGTCTAGAGAACGGAAACAG GCTTATCAAGTGGAACTTGAGTCAATAGCAGTTAGATTAGAGGAGGAGAATGAACAGCTGTTGAAAGAGAAG GAAGAGCGAACCAGAGCACATTATAAACAG TATGGGCCTGATTAA
- the LOC107016275 gene encoding LOW QUALITY PROTEIN: uncharacterized protein LOC107016275 (The sequence of the model RefSeq protein was modified relative to this genomic sequence to represent the inferred CDS: inserted 1 base in 1 codon), whose product MYSLFSSIEKLLKLTLFVTFFXYLLSTLNLAPIFSMGNVSMFCVFFFILGSVIFQLSQSTTVIVDGVSLWKNPIVHIDDSIIFQHKYKYNVYIFKNQNAFNACNFTQATLLTKSDSKSYTWHPSRQGIFYFSFNNGSNAACLQGQKLAIKVSLPTPAASPASSPEKPPVGAPPVISGGVVSSSPAYPWPFQPREATSPSPSPNALLPANGPTVPEKGDEIPFINSNPAVPLPTGEVDSATIRPLPTSGSNHQVVGFSAIQRSVCFAIFLMML is encoded by the exons ATGTACTCTCTTTTTTCATCCATTGAAAAGCTACTAAAGCTTAcattatttgttacttttt tttatttgctcTCCACTTTGAATTTAGCACCAATTTTCAGTATGGGAAATGTCTCTATGTTTTGTGtgtttttcttcattcttggaAGTGTAATTTTTCAACTTTCTCAAAGTACAACTGTAATAGTTGATGGAGTTTCACTATGGAAAAATCCAATTGTCCACATTGATGATTCCATTA TTTTTCAGCATAAGTACAAGTATAATGTGTACATTTTCAAGAATCAGAATGCCTTCAATGCCTGCAATTTCACTCAAGCTACACTTCTTACTAAATCTGATTCCAAGTCTTATACT TGGCATCCATCAAGGCAGGgtattttttacttttcattcaACAATGGATCAAATGCAGCATGTTTACAAGGCCAAAAACTAGCAATTAAGGTATCTCTTCCAACTCCGGCGGCAAGTCCTGCCTCCTCGCCGGAAAAGCCACCGGTGGGAGCTCCACCGGTTATATCCGGCGGCGTTGTGTCATCTTCTCCGGCATATCCATGGCCGTTTCAGCCCCGAGAAGCCACTTCCCCTAGCCCTTCACCGAATGCTCTGTTACCGGCAAATGGGCCAACGGTGCCGGAAAAAGGAGATGAAATTCCGTTTATTAACAGTAATCCGGCGGTTCCGTTGCCAACTGGTGAAGTTGACTCTGCCACCATCCGCCCTTTGCCAACTTCCGGTTCTAATCACCAG GTTGTGGGATTTTCAGCAATTCAAAGAAGTGTGTGCTTTGCAATTTTCTTAATGATGCTTTAG